A stretch of Bos mutus isolate GX-2022 chromosome 8, NWIPB_WYAK_1.1, whole genome shotgun sequence DNA encodes these proteins:
- the GNRH1 gene encoding progonadoliberin-1, whose translation MKPTPKLLAGLILLILCVVGCSGQHWSYGLRPGGKRNAENVIDSFQEIAKEVDQPVEPKCCGCIVHQSHSPLRDLKAALESLIEEETGQRKI comes from the exons ATGAAGCCGACTCCCAAACTTCTAGCTGGATTAATCCTGCTGATTCTCTGTGTGGTGGGTTGCTCTGGTCAACACTGGTCCTATGGGCTGCGCcctggaggaaagagaaatgcTGAGAACGTGATTGATTCTTTCCAAGAG ATAGCCAAGGAGGTCGATCAGCCAGTAGAACCTAAGTGCTGTGGGTGCATTGTTCACCAGTCCCATTCTCCTCTGAGGGACCTGAAGGCAGCTCTG gAAAGTCTGATTGAAGAGGAAACTGGGCAGAGGAAGATATAA